The following proteins are encoded in a genomic region of Cygnus olor isolate bCygOlo1 chromosome 23, bCygOlo1.pri.v2, whole genome shotgun sequence:
- the EDN2 gene encoding endothelin-2: protein MPSHPAGAVLLALALCILLEDGMGQPPLESHLAAASAAHLRTKRCSCNSWLDKECIYFCHLDIIWVNTPGHTAPYGLGSPPRRRKRSLSRCECSHSRDSICTNFCQPKPGYRQSLKLPASSGASMKAPQSDDRKPSPHSLLRALRDLAVSSLQFSKQQRYSQRNAQPTVLPWKKSIWKKKR, encoded by the exons ATGCCCAGCCACCCTGCCGGTGCCGTGCTGCTGGCGCTCGCCCTCTGCATCCTCCTGGAAGATG gtatGGGCCAGCCTCCTCTGGAGTCCCACCTCGCCGCGGCCAGCGCAGCGCACCTGAGGACCAAGCGATGTTCGTGCAACAGCTGGCTGGATAAAGAGTGCATTTACTTCTGTCACCTGGATATTATCTGGGTCAACACACCTGG ACACACCGCTCCCTATGGCTTGGGAAGCCCGCCAAGGCGGCGCAAGAGGTCGCTCAGCAGGTGCGAGTGCTCGCACTCGAGGGACAGCATCTGTACCAACTTCTGCCAGCCGAAACCCGG GTACCGCCAGAGTCTGAAGCTCCCAGCAAGCTCTGGAGCATCGATGAAGGCTCCGCAAAGCGATGATAGGAAGCCTTCCCCTCACAGCCTGCTGAGAGCTCTCAG GGATCTTGCTGTTTCCAGCCTGCAGTTCAGCAAGCAGCAGCGCTATTCTCAGAGGAATGCTCAGCCAACAGTTTTGCCTTGGAAGAAAAGCATCTGGAAGAAGAAGAGATAA